The sequence GTTATCTTATTTATGGTTTTGTTAGGCCGAGGATTACCAAGCGCTGGCGGCCCGATTTTGATGATGAGGAGGAGAATGGTGAAAGCCACGTTGCTTAATTCAAGGCCTTAGAGGCACTTACCATTTACGGGTCAGGTCTAAAACAATTTAATGATTTTACCATTCGCCTTGAATGATGTCATGAGAGCTTAAAGATCTGTGCAACATCTTGTCCCTAAGAAGCATAGGGCTCGTAGAGGTGTCACTTTTTGAGGCTGATATCCTGCCTCTATCTGAATGGGGGCGACCTGCGTTTGATAGTTTCGTCTTGGCTTGCTTCTAAATGTTAAGCTCAGACGATGCGATTGATACATCTCTGTCGCCTACGCTTTTAGCCATCTCGTTCAACCTCTATGACATAATTCTGCTTAAAAACAATAATATGACAATAGTGTTTTATTGTGATTATTTCGTAGCAATTGAATTGACCCAAAATGAGTTATGATATTAATTATCATGATGGGCAATACAACTAAATCTAATTTAAAGCAATATTTTGCAGCGATACTAGTTTCTCTAGGACTCGCTTGTGCTACTCATGCACAACCTGGAAGTATAGAGGATTTATATGAACCTGGATTGGCGCCGTTTTACCATGGAGTAGCTTCTGGTGATCCAGATGCAGATGGCTTTATCATCTGGACCCGTATCACACCTTATGTCGAATTGGGGCAAAGTTTGACAGTTGGTTGGAGCGTGGCCACAGATTCTCGTATGAAAAATATTGTAGCTCAAGGAGATTTCATCACGGACCCTAGCCGCGACTATACGGTGAAAGTGGATGTTGGGGGATTACTCTCAGGCCAGACTTACTATTACCAATTTTCTTATTTGAAGCGTTGCTCGATTGTAGGCAAAACTAAAACAGCTCCAACAGAGGCGGTTGAAAGCCTCAAATTTGCGGTCATTTCCTGTTCGAATAATGAGTGGGGTTTTTTTTCAGGGTATCAAAAGATAGCTCGGCGCAGAGATCTGGATGGGGTCATTCATTTGGGAGATTACATTTATGAGTATGGCGATAATGACTCGTATAGTTCTCCTGAAATTCGTGATGAAATAGTGATCTTTCCTGCTAATGAACTTTTAACATTAGAGGATTATCGTATTCGCTATGCCAATTACCGTCTGGATCCTAATCTGCGAGAAGCGCATCAACAGCACCCCTTTATTGTAGTATGGGATGACCATGAATCGGCTAATGATGCTTGGGTAGGTGGGGCTGAGAATCATGATCCAGCGACTGAAGGTAGTTGGGAAGCCCGCAAGGCAGTTTCCAAACAAGCCTACTTTGAATGGATGCCCATACGTGAAAATGGAGATCGCATTTTCCGGACCTTATCCTATGGGCCACTCCTTGATCTTATCATGTTAGATACCCGTTTGGAGGGACGCGAGCAGCAGCTCACAAGTATATTTGATCCTGCTTTATATAGCCCCAATCGCACTCTGCTAGGGGCGGAGCAAAAAGAATGGCTTAAGGGGGAACTCGAGAACTCAAATGCCCAGTGGAAAGTGATCGGAAATCAGGTGATTTTTTCTGAATTTAATATAGGATTTGCCGCATCAATCCTTGGTATTCCCAGTGCGCTAGTAGAAGGTTTCTTTTTAGATATCTGGGATGGATACCGAGCAGAAAGAAGTGAGCTAATCGACTTTATTGAGGCAGGTCCAATCATGGATGTTGTCTTTGTTACGGGTGATTTTCATTCCAGTTTTGCTTGGGAAGTGACTGATTTTCCTGCCGATTTTCCCAGTAGCTTGCCCAACTACGATCCAATAACTGCTGCGGGATCCGTGGCAGTAGAGTTTGCTGTTCCCAGTATTTCTGCAGCAAATTTTGATGAAAACATTGATGATGCAGGAGCTCCTAATGGGACCTCTGCTTACCTTGAATTTATTTTGAATAAGCCAGTTAATGAATCTGGAATCTTTGATCCAGATGAGGGATTTAATTTTAACCCTCATCTCACTTACACAGATTTGGACAGGCACGGTTACATGATTTTGACAGTGAATGAGAATGCGGTGCAGGCCGACTATTACTACATGATTGATATCCTTGTCCCCACAACGAGACAAACTTGGGGGGCGGGGGTTGTTTCCTTTAGTGGAAGCAATGATTTAGGGTTAGCGCCTGCCCCGGCACCTAGAAAATCGGTGTTAGATATTCCAGCACCAGATAAAATCTTTTTTAAACCCTAGTGACGTAGCAGAGACTAAAGGACGAGAGCCAGGATGAAAAAGCGTCTTTGGCTGCTGCTAACGGAGGTATAGATACAAGGATAGCCCATGCGTCTCATGCGCATAGTGGTCATTTTTTCACGTTTTGTGTTTCTTTTTGAGTAATCCCGAAGGGGGCCTAGGCTGCTTGACCCTTTTCTAAGGGTTCTTCGATCACCAGATTTTCCATGATGTATTCTTTGCGAATCGGGGTGTTCTTGCCCATGTAAAATTGCAAAATGTTGGGAATATGATGCGGGTCATCTATGACAACTGGGGAGAGTTTCATTTCTTTGCCAATGAAAGTTTTGAATTCACTTGGGCTGATTTCACCTAGACCTTTGAAGCGAGTAATCTCGTGGCCTGAGATGGTGTCCATGGCTTGGTCACGTTCTGCCTCGCTATAGCAATATTGGGTTGTTTTTTTATTGCGAACGCGGAAGAGAGGAGTTTCAAGAATAAATACGTGATTGCGGGTAATGAGTTCGGAAAAAAAGCGCAGGAAATAAGTAATAAGGAGATTGCGAATGTGAAGTCCATCGACATCTGCATCTGTTGCTATAACGACCTTGCCATAACGCAACCCATCAATGGTATCCTCAATGTTTAAGGTGCGCATGAGATTGAACATCTCATCGTTTTTATATATAGCAGCACGTTGCAACTCACAGACATTTAAAGGCTTTCCTTTAAGCGTGAAGATGGCTTGTGTTTGCGGGTCACGGCAAGAGGTGATCGAGCCGGCTGCGGATTGTCCCTCAGTGATAAAGATCATGGATTCTCTACCTTTATCTTTTGCGGCGTTATAGTGAATACGGCAATCCTTGAGCTGCGGAATGCGTAGGGTAATAGCAGCAGAGCGTGTTTTCGCAGCTTTGCGAACGTCTTGTAACTCTTTGCGTAGGCGCTGAGTTTCTTGGATCTTTTGCAAGAGGCGCTCTGCTTGTTTAGGGTTACGGTGTAACAGACCGAGAATGATTTCTTTAACTTGGTTGACAAGATCGGAACGAATCTCTCCATTACCCAGCTTGTTTTTTGTTTGCGATTCAAAAACAGGTTCTTTGAGACGTATAGCAATGGCTCCTGATAAGCCTTCTCGGACATCATCACCATCGAATTTGCCTTTATAAAATTCATTAACGGCCTTAAGTATACCTTCTCTAAAGGCCGAAAGATGAGTGCCTCCGTCAGATGTATATTGTCCATTAACGAATGAGTAATGGTCTTCACTCAGACGCTGAGTATGAGTGAAAGCTAGTTCTAACATTTTCTCACGATGATGGAGAATAGGATAGATGGCATCCTCTCCAACTTCTTCATCGAGGAGATCCTTGAGACCGTCTTTTGACTCATAGGTTGTACCATTATAGATCAGCTTTAATTCAGGATTAAGAAAGGTATAAAGTCTTAGTCGTTGTTCGAGAAATTCATTTTTGAATTTGAAGTTTTTGAAGATGGTAGTATCGGGGACAAAAGTTACTAAAGTTCCATTAGGCTCTTTAGATTTCCCTTTTTTCTGGTCCTTTAGCACTCCCTTTTTGAATGTGGCAGAGAAGTAGGAGCCGTCACGGTACGAGGTGACAGAGAATGTTTCGGATAAGGCATTAACTGCCTTCGTGCCCACCCCATTTAGACCGACGGAAAATTGGAAGACGTCGTCATTGTATTTTGCTCCGGTATTGATTCTGGAGACACATTCTATGACTTTTCCAAGAGGGATGCCTCGCCCATAGTCGCGGATGGTAACGGAGTCTTCTTGCTGAGTGATTTCAACTTTTGAGCCATGACCCATAATGAATTCGTCTATAGCATTATCCAGAACTTCCTTGACCAAAACGTATATGCCATCGTTGTAATGGCTGCCTGAACCTAGACGCCCGATGTACATGCCGGTCCGGGCCCTAATATGTTCTAAGGAGGACAGAGTTTTAATCTTTGATTCGTCGTAAACGTGCTTTTTAGAACGTCCTGCTGCCATTGATTTAGTGATAGAACGAAATGATAAATTGTACAGCAAATTCTAGAGAAATGGGAGATGGAGCTTTATTCAAGTCCTTGGAAAAAGATGCCGTTTTATATGATGTAATTTGAGCTTAACGGGAATTCTGAGATTTTAGTAATTGTATTAGATGGGGATAAGGTATTTTGATCCGTACCGGTATTCGTTCTATGAGGTAAAATCAAGGCATTATCCTTTAGTTCCGATATCTTCTAACATGGGTCTTAATGCTGTAGAGGTAAGGTCCAGTACGGGCGCCTTGAGTGATGCAAAGGGCAGCGTTACTGATGCAAATGAAGAAATTAGGCTTAGGGACTCTGGTGATCACCGGTGTGTAGTTTCACTACTGGAACATCCGGATGCAGATGATTATGTGATTCAAAATCTCTCTCGCACCGAAGTAAAAGGTGAGCTACTGAAGCGTTCGGATTTAGTAGTTGCAGGTTGGAAAACAAGAAAAGCAACGCCAAAAGCAGCGAAATACCCTATGCATCTCCGAAGAACGTATTACAAGAAGCCTGAAACGCCGACTGAAATACAGTGCGAACGTCTTCAGCAAGTATTTGACCTTGCAGGTGGAACTCAGCCTATTGGGGCAACAGAAAATATTTTTCGATGCACTTATTTACCAGGCCGCTCTTTAAGTGAGATGAACCCTTTTCTGAAAAAGAAAACCAGTTTGAATGTAGCTACAGCTGGCACACTTTCTAAAGATAGACTAGTATCCTTATGGAATATTCTCAGTCAGGCGCATCAGAAAGCCTGTTTTTTGCATCACAAGGGTATTTGCTTCGGCGGAATAGATCCTCGGCACGTCGTTGTTTCTTCTGAAGGGCGCAAAGTCCATTTAGTGAATATGGAAAAGGCAGTGAAACGAGGTGACGATATTTCTAAAAGTGAGTGGCAAGAATCTAATGTTCATGATTTATCAGAAATTTTTCGATTAGCTATCTTCACACAAATGGGCTTAGGGCAGATGAGTGGTCCTTTAGCTTATGATGCCATGGTCTATCTCTCAGAGGTCTTTGATGATCCAGAATATTTTTTGACTCACATTACGAGCTTAGAATTATCTTGTCCGCTAGATCAGACAAAATAGCTTCCCACTTGCCAATCATAAAGAATTAGGCATCTTAGGTACGAGATTAAGAATCAATCTCAGTTAGAATGTCTAACCCGTATAATATATAGAATTTTGAAGGGGATGCGCAAAAGCTTAAGCCATAAGGAAAAGAGAGTCAGTGAAGATCCATCTATCAGACTGTTTAGCAGCAGCTTGCATATTCAAGCGAAGGGAAAGCCATCAGCTGTGCAGAGCAGCATCCAAGATAGTATAGACTATATGGAACTTAACAGATGATATTTCGAGTAGACACTCCGTTTCTTAGGGCCAAGTTCCTGACGCTGACCTCTAAGCCGCTATGACATCATGCGGGCTAAATGAACTCTATATAAGAAAATTACAGTACACATAAAAAGAAAAACCAATGAAAATTAAAACTACTCAGCTCTTTTCTATGATAACCTTGGCTTGTGGCCTTTTAATGCACTCAGCTTTTTCTGCCGAAGAAGTCAACATCTATTCGCACCGCCATTATGACGCAGATAAGCAGCTCTTTGAAAAATTTACGGAAACTACTGGAATAAAGGTCAATATTGTTAAGGCCAAGGCTGACCAACTGATTGAACGTCTTCTTGCCGAAGGAGAATACAGTCCAGCGGATTTGCTTATGACAGCAGACATTGGCCGTCTTCATAAAGCCAGAGAGCTCAAGCTGTTGCAAGCTGCAGAGAGTGAGTATCTCAAAAAGAACATTCCAGAAAACCTGCGAGACAAAGACAATCAATGGTTTGCACTAACCAAGCGCGCGAGGGTGATTGCCTACCATAAAGATCGAGTGAACCCAGAAGACCTTAGCACGATCGAAGCGCTTACAGATCCCAAATGGAAGGGCAAAATACTGATTCGCTCCTCAACAAACATCTACAACCAGTCATTGATCGCCTCTATGATTGCGCATCATGGAGTTGAAAAAACCGAGGAGTGGGCTAAAGGCTTTGTTGCTAATTTTGCGCGAAGCCCTAAAGGAAGTGACCGTGACCAAATGCGTGCCGTTGTTGCAGGTGAGGGCGATCTTGCGATTGTTAATACCTATTATTTAGGTATTCTCTCTAATGGCGACGATAAAGATAAAGCAGTCGCAGAACAAATCAGGATATTCTTTCCTAATCAAGGTGACCGAGGTACTCATGTCAACGTTAGTGGCGTGGGTCTCACCCGTTATGCTAAGAATAAGGATAATGCGATTAAATTGATGGATTTTCTAGCAAGCGCGCAAGCGCAGTCACTATTTGCTCAGGCAAATTTTGAGTACCCCGTCATAGACAATATCAAGTCTTCTGAGTTAGTAGAATCATGGGGGAATTTCAAAGAAGATACCATCTCCCTATCCCAAGTTGGCCTTTATAATGAAGCAGCTATTAAGCTCTCTGACCGAGTGGGATGGGAATAGCCTCAAAGAATTCATGCAAATCTAGAAATTGGATTCATGGGCAGCGTCTGCGTGGGCTACATTGGAAGCGCTGGTTGTCATTTTCGTGGACTCGAGCTCCTTGGGCTATTCTTTGTGTTCTCACCGCAGTCATTGTCTCTTCACCCTTATTGACAATCATTT comes from Verrucomicrobiota bacterium and encodes:
- a CDS encoding alkaline phosphatase D family protein, whose amino-acid sequence is MILIIMMGNTTKSNLKQYFAAILVSLGLACATHAQPGSIEDLYEPGLAPFYHGVASGDPDADGFIIWTRITPYVELGQSLTVGWSVATDSRMKNIVAQGDFITDPSRDYTVKVDVGGLLSGQTYYYQFSYLKRCSIVGKTKTAPTEAVESLKFAVISCSNNEWGFFSGYQKIARRRDLDGVIHLGDYIYEYGDNDSYSSPEIRDEIVIFPANELLTLEDYRIRYANYRLDPNLREAHQQHPFIVVWDDHESANDAWVGGAENHDPATEGSWEARKAVSKQAYFEWMPIRENGDRIFRTLSYGPLLDLIMLDTRLEGREQQLTSIFDPALYSPNRTLLGAEQKEWLKGELENSNAQWKVIGNQVIFSEFNIGFAASILGIPSALVEGFFLDIWDGYRAERSELIDFIEAGPIMDVVFVTGDFHSSFAWEVTDFPADFPSSLPNYDPITAAGSVAVEFAVPSISAANFDENIDDAGAPNGTSAYLEFILNKPVNESGIFDPDEGFNFNPHLTYTDLDRHGYMILTVNENAVQADYYYMIDILVPTTRQTWGAGVVSFSGSNDLGLAPAPAPRKSVLDIPAPDKIFFKP
- a CDS encoding DNA topoisomerase IV subunit B encodes the protein MAAGRSKKHVYDESKIKTLSSLEHIRARTGMYIGRLGSGSHYNDGIYVLVKEVLDNAIDEFIMGHGSKVEITQQEDSVTIRDYGRGIPLGKVIECVSRINTGAKYNDDVFQFSVGLNGVGTKAVNALSETFSVTSYRDGSYFSATFKKGVLKDQKKGKSKEPNGTLVTFVPDTTIFKNFKFKNEFLEQRLRLYTFLNPELKLIYNGTTYESKDGLKDLLDEEVGEDAIYPILHHREKMLELAFTHTQRLSEDHYSFVNGQYTSDGGTHLSAFREGILKAVNEFYKGKFDGDDVREGLSGAIAIRLKEPVFESQTKNKLGNGEIRSDLVNQVKEIILGLLHRNPKQAERLLQKIQETQRLRKELQDVRKAAKTRSAAITLRIPQLKDCRIHYNAAKDKGRESMIFITEGQSAAGSITSCRDPQTQAIFTLKGKPLNVCELQRAAIYKNDEMFNLMRTLNIEDTIDGLRYGKVVIATDADVDGLHIRNLLITYFLRFFSELITRNHVFILETPLFRVRNKKTTQYCYSEAERDQAMDTISGHEITRFKGLGEISPSEFKTFIGKEMKLSPVVIDDPHHIPNILQFYMGKNTPIRKEYIMENLVIEEPLEKGQAA
- a CDS encoding Fe(3+) ABC transporter substrate-binding protein; its protein translation is MKIKTTQLFSMITLACGLLMHSAFSAEEVNIYSHRHYDADKQLFEKFTETTGIKVNIVKAKADQLIERLLAEGEYSPADLLMTADIGRLHKARELKLLQAAESEYLKKNIPENLRDKDNQWFALTKRARVIAYHKDRVNPEDLSTIEALTDPKWKGKILIRSSTNIYNQSLIASMIAHHGVEKTEEWAKGFVANFARSPKGSDRDQMRAVVAGEGDLAIVNTYYLGILSNGDDKDKAVAEQIRIFFPNQGDRGTHVNVSGVGLTRYAKNKDNAIKLMDFLASAQAQSLFAQANFEYPVIDNIKSSELVESWGNFKEDTISLSQVGLYNEAAIKLSDRVGWE